CGGCCTCCACCTGGTCGTCCAGCAATATGGGACCGCCGCTCTCGTCCACGACGGGAGCGTCTTCGAGGTCGTCTGCGAAGAGATCCTCAAGCTCCTGTTCGAAATCCGCGTCCACGGTATCCGGGTCGAAGCCCTCGTCGGCAACGGGTTCGTTCAGCACGTTGCGCACATCGGCAGCGTCATCTTTGGAAGCGGGCGGTGGAGCCGGGGTCATGGTTTCCTCCATAAGGAGTTTAAAAAGGGGGGCCGTGTTGCACAGCCCCCCTCGAATTCACCCTAAAGGCTTATTTGGGGTGGCATTCCTTGCAGCTGACCGGAACGGCCTTGCCTGCCTTCTTTTCCTTCTTGTGGCAAGCCAGGCAGGAAGCCTGGGACTTCTTGCTGTGGAAGGCGGAATAGAAACCAGCGGGATCCTTCTTGGCAGCGGCGCTGGCGTCGGTGTGACAGCCTTCAGCGGCACAGCCCTTGATGTCGTCCTTGCTGGTGGCCTTGTGATGGCAGACCAGACAGTCGAGGCCCTTGTCAACGTGTTTCTTGTGCGGGAAAGTCACGGGCGTCTTGGTCGCCTTGGCGCCTGCCGGGACCTCGATGGTGATGGTATCCGCGGGCGCGTTGGCCGCAATGACCACGGGCAGGCAGAAGACACACACCAGGGCGGCCACCATCAGGCTGATGATGAGAGATTTCTTCATTTACCTAGTTCCTCCTGTTGCATAAAAGATAAACAGTCACACTCTCTACTATGCGGGATAAATAAGTATCCACCCCCTGTCAAGCGGGGGCTGCCATCGTAGACCCTTGCTTTTACCCGATAAAGCCCCTTAAGCGCAAGGGGGATTTACACTTTGGCTCAGCGCTCTACAGGGCGTATTTGCGGTGATAGCCGCGCGGAGTGAGCATGCGCCCGCCCACCAGGCGCGTGGCCGAGTTGCCGACGATGAGCACGGTCTGCATGTCTACCTTCTCCACATCCACCTCGCGCAGGGGCACGGCCTCCACGAACTGGCCCACGCGGTACGCCTTGCGCACGATGCCCACCGGCGTGCCCGGCCTGCGGAACTGGCCGATGATGTCCAGGGCCTCGCGCAGGTGGTCGCTGCGGCGTTTGGATCGGGGGTTGTACAAGGCGATGACGAAATCCGCGCTGGCCGCGGCCTGAAGGCGTTGTTCGATGCGCTCCCAGGGGGTCAGCAGGTCGCTCAGGGAAATGGAGGCGAAATCGTGCATGAGCGGTGCGCCGAGCAGGGCCGCCGCCGCATTGAAGGCGGCCACGCCGGGGATGACCTCGAAGGGCACGGCCTCGAGCAGCCCCTCGCTTTCGAGGACCTCCATAAGCAGCCCCGCCATGGCGTAGATGCCCGCGTCGCCGGAGCAGACCATGACCGTTTTGCGCCCGGCCCGGGCGTGCTCCACGGCCTGTCGGGCACGATCCAGCTCGCCCATCATGCCCGTGGAGACCACGATCTTGCCCTCAAGCATCTCGTCCGGGACGAGGTCGATGTACGCCTTGTATCCGGCCACCACCTCGGCCTCCTCGATGGCCCAGCGGGCCGCCGGGGTGAGCAGGGCCATGTCCCCGGGGCCGAGACTGACCGCCTTAAGCACGGTTGCTCCGGGCCACGGCCAGGGTCACGGTGGAGGTCTTTTCCTTGGCAACGATCAGTTCCCCGCCATGGGAGGCGAGCATGGCCGAGGCCTCGGCCACGCTGGGCACGCCCATGTGCGCCTGGACCCGATCCGAGGGGGTGGGCGCGTCCACGGCCGCGAGCTGGGTCGTGGAATAGAAGACCGGGTCCACGCCGAACTCCTCGGCCGCTTCAAGCAGGCCGGGTTCGTTGCGCTTGGCCTCCACCGAGCCCACCGAGGCGATGGATTCCATGGAAAAGCCGTGTTTCTTGAAGACCGCGTACACGTGGTCCAGAATTTCGTAGGTGGTGATGTCCCGGCGACAACCGATGCCCAGATGCAGGACTCGGGGATGCAGGGCCAGGCTGCCCTCGGGCGCGTCGTTGTGCCAGGAGACCCAGATGCCCGGTACGGAATCGTTCCAGTCCTCGTACCCGGCCTTGCCCTCGAAGTTGGCGTTCCAGGCCAGCCCGAGCCAATCCTCGGGATCATAGAGCTGGACGGTCCGGTCTTCGAGCAGGGCCATGTTCACATCCTTGACCTTGTTGATGGTCCCGATGGCCAATCCCTTGGCCATGGCCAGGCTGTCTATGGACAGGACGCCTGCGGAATCCGTGGCCGTAGTGATGACCGATTGCCCGCCCATGAGGCGCGCGCAGCGGTCGGCGAGTTCGTTGGCCCCGCCCAGATGGCCCGACAGCAGGCTGATGGCGAACAGCCCGGTCTGGTCCATGCAGACCACGGCCGGGTCGGTCTCCTTGCTTTGCAGATGGGGTGCTATGCAGCGGATCACGATGCCCGCCGCGGTCACGAAGACGTGTCCGTCAAAGGCGTTGAACGAGGCCGCGACCAGGTGTTTGAGCGACTCGAAGGAGATGGCGTCCTCGGCCTCCAGGTTCTTGGAGGCGTAGAGCGTGCCCGGCAGCCTGGCGGCCAGCCGCTTGCCCACGGCCAGTCCCTGGGAGGTCAATGCGTAGATGGCGATTTTCTTTGCTGGCATTCCTGTTGTTTACCAGCAACATCGGACCGGGGAAAGAAAAAACGGCACGGCATGGGGTGTTTTTTCCCGTTTCCCGAATGGACGGCAAAAAAAGGGCCGGGAATCCGAAGGATTCCCGGCCCGGGATGTTCAAGGAGGCCGAAACGGCTTAAAATTCCACCGCGCGGGCTGCTTCCAGGGTTTTCTCGAAATCCTCGTCCGAGTGGGCGAAGGAGGTGAAGGCGCACTCGAAGCCCGCCGGGGCCAGGTACACGCCCCGGTCCATCATCTGCCGCCAGTACACGGCGAAGGCGTCGTAATCGCATTGGCCCGACTCGACCATGTTGGTCACGGGCCTGTCCGAAAAATACAGGGTGAAGGCCGAGCCCGCCTGGGCCACGTAGACCGGCTTGCCCTTGGCCCGGAGAATGGCGGCCATCTCGTCGGTCAACGCCTTGGTCCGGGCCTCCAGCGCCGGATAGTCGCATTCCTGCAGGCGTTGCAGCATGGCCCGCCCGGCGGCCATAGCCACGGGGTTGCCGGACAGGGTGCCAGCCTGGAACACGCCGCCCACCGGGGCCATATATTCCATGATCTCGCGCTTGCCGCCGAAGCAGCCCACCGGGAACCCGCCGCCGATGATTTTGCCCAGGGTGGTCAGGTCCGGGGTGATGCCGTAGCGTTCCTGAGCGCCTCCCGGAGCCAGCCGGAAGCCGGTGATGACCTCGTCGAAAATAAGCAATGCGCCGTGCTCGGTGCACAGGTCGCGTAGTCCCTGGAGGAACCCGTCCTCGGGCAGGACCAGTCCCATGTTGCCCGCGCACGGTTCCACGATGACGCAGGCGATGTCGTCGCCCGATTCCTCGAAGTGGCGCTTTACGGCCTCCAGGTCGTTGTACTGGGCCAGCAGGGTATGGCTGATGACCGCCTCGGGCACGCCCGGGGTGCCGGGCACGATGCTCGCCGCCGATCCGGCCGCGGCCAGGAAGGCGTCGGCATGGCCGTGGTAGTTGCCGATGAACTTCACGAACTTGTCGCGTCCGGTATAGCCGCGCGCCAGCCGCAGGGCGGACATGGTCGCCTCGGTGCCGGACGAGACCATGCGCATCATCTCCATGGACGGGATGAGCTTTTGGATCTCCTCGGCCAGCAGGACCTCGCCCGGGCAGGACGCGCCGTAGCTGGAACCGTGGTCCACGGCCGCGTGGGCCGCCGCGTTCACAACCGGGTCCTGGTGTCCCAGGAGCATCGGCCCCCAGGAAAAGACGTAGTCGATGTACTTGCGGCCCTCGACGTCCCACAGGTACGCGCCCTTGGCATTTTCGATGAAGACCGGTTCGGAGTGAACGTACTTGCAGGCCCGCAGCGGCGAGTTGACGCCGCCGGGCATGAGAGTCAAAGCCTTGGCGTAGAACGATTTCGAATCCATGACGAGCTTCCTATTTGAAATAGACCATGGAGGTCTTTTTGAGTTCCTTAAGGGAATTGAGCGTGCAGTGGTCGCCGATGCCCACGGCCGCTTCCAGTTCGGCCACCACCTCGTCGGCCTGACCGGGCCGCTCGCCGTGGATCAT
This region of Desulfovibrio sp. Huiquan2017 genomic DNA includes:
- a CDS encoding cytochrome c3 family protein, coding for MKKSLIISLMVAALVCVFCLPVVIAANAPADTITIEVPAGAKATKTPVTFPHKKHVDKGLDCLVCHHKATSKDDIKGCAAEGCHTDASAAAKKDPAGFYSAFHSKKSQASCLACHKKEKKAGKAVPVSCKECHPK
- the cobJ gene encoding precorrin-3B C(17)-methyltransferase, which gives rise to MLKAVSLGPGDMALLTPAARWAIEEAEVVAGYKAYIDLVPDEMLEGKIVVSTGMMGELDRARQAVEHARAGRKTVMVCSGDAGIYAMAGLLMEVLESEGLLEAVPFEVIPGVAAFNAAAALLGAPLMHDFASISLSDLLTPWERIEQRLQAAASADFVIALYNPRSKRRSDHLREALDIIGQFRRPGTPVGIVRKAYRVGQFVEAVPLREVDVEKVDMQTVLIVGNSATRLVGGRMLTPRGYHRKYAL
- a CDS encoding cobalt-precorrin 5A hydrolase, which codes for MPAKKIAIYALTSQGLAVGKRLAARLPGTLYASKNLEAEDAISFESLKHLVAASFNAFDGHVFVTAAGIVIRCIAPHLQSKETDPAVVCMDQTGLFAISLLSGHLGGANELADRCARLMGGQSVITTATDSAGVLSIDSLAMAKGLAIGTINKVKDVNMALLEDRTVQLYDPEDWLGLAWNANFEGKAGYEDWNDSVPGIWVSWHNDAPEGSLALHPRVLHLGIGCRRDITTYEILDHVYAVFKKHGFSMESIASVGSVEAKRNEPGLLEAAEEFGVDPVFYSTTQLAAVDAPTPSDRVQAHMGVPSVAEASAMLASHGGELIVAKEKTSTVTLAVARSNRA
- the hemL gene encoding glutamate-1-semialdehyde 2,1-aminomutase yields the protein MDSKSFYAKALTLMPGGVNSPLRACKYVHSEPVFIENAKGAYLWDVEGRKYIDYVFSWGPMLLGHQDPVVNAAAHAAVDHGSSYGASCPGEVLLAEEIQKLIPSMEMMRMVSSGTEATMSALRLARGYTGRDKFVKFIGNYHGHADAFLAAAGSAASIVPGTPGVPEAVISHTLLAQYNDLEAVKRHFEESGDDIACVIVEPCAGNMGLVLPEDGFLQGLRDLCTEHGALLIFDEVITGFRLAPGGAQERYGITPDLTTLGKIIGGGFPVGCFGGKREIMEYMAPVGGVFQAGTLSGNPVAMAAGRAMLQRLQECDYPALEARTKALTDEMAAILRAKGKPVYVAQAGSAFTLYFSDRPVTNMVESGQCDYDAFAVYWRQMMDRGVYLAPAGFECAFTSFAHSDEDFEKTLEAARAVEF